One Chloroflexota bacterium DNA segment encodes these proteins:
- a CDS encoding HEPN domain-containing protein → MTNISLAQSYLIKARKRLKILSVLLDESAYSDVVREAQEIVELALKGMLRQVGIEPPKWHDVGGMLKEYRTRFPDAVGAHLERLAEISSWLRKEREFSFYGDIDFIPTEEYSRTDALRAIEDAQFVVSVAEALIAPADDL, encoded by the coding sequence ATGACGAACATTTCACTCGCGCAGAGTTATCTGATCAAAGCGCGCAAGCGACTGAAAATCCTCTCAGTATTACTTGACGAATCCGCTTACTCGGACGTGGTCCGCGAAGCTCAAGAAATCGTCGAGTTGGCGCTCAAGGGCATGCTACGCCAAGTGGGTATCGAGCCACCCAAATGGCACGACGTGGGCGGAATGCTGAAAGAGTACCGAACGCGATTCCCAGACGCGGTCGGGGCACATCTCGAACGATTAGCTGAAATTTCGAGTTGGCTTCGCAAGGAGCGTGAGTTTTCTTTCTACGGCGACATTGATTTTATTCCGACTGAAGAGTATTCGCGCACTGACGCGTTGCGCGCGATTGAGGACGCCCAATTTGTCGTCTCGGTCGCCGAGGCTTTGATCGCTCCAGCGGACGATTTGTAA
- a CDS encoding GDP-L-fucose synthase, with protein sequence MDKTIPQPASTNLSFWHNRRVMVTGGNGFLGKNVVRQLIECGASVFVADVDRYDLRHLDQIRRALGDAKPQMVIHLAARVGGIGANLEHPAEFFYDNLMMSIPLLHESWVAGVEKFVALGTICCYPKFTPVPFREDDLWNGYPEETNAPYGLAKKMLLVQSQAYRQQYEFNSIFLMPVNLYGPGDNFDPAHSHVIPALIKKCVDAKQAGDDHIVVWGDGSPTREFLYVADAAEGILLAAERYNESEPVNLGSAFEISIKDLAELIVKLTGFNGTLVWDTTKPNGQPRRKLDTSRAKEKFGFESRVRFEQGLRETIEWYVKSRRVG encoded by the coding sequence ATGGATAAGACAATCCCGCAACCTGCTTCAACCAATCTTTCCTTTTGGCACAATCGCCGCGTGATGGTGACCGGCGGGAACGGCTTTCTCGGCAAGAACGTGGTACGCCAGTTGATTGAATGCGGCGCGAGCGTCTTTGTCGCAGATGTTGATCGCTATGACTTGAGGCATCTCGATCAAATCCGCCGCGCGCTCGGCGACGCCAAACCGCAGATGGTGATTCACCTCGCCGCGCGTGTCGGCGGGATTGGCGCGAACCTCGAACATCCCGCCGAATTTTTTTACGATAACCTGATGATGAGCATCCCACTCTTGCACGAATCCTGGGTCGCGGGCGTCGAAAAATTCGTCGCGCTCGGCACGATCTGTTGTTATCCCAAGTTCACGCCCGTCCCCTTTCGCGAAGATGATTTGTGGAACGGTTATCCCGAAGAGACGAACGCGCCGTACGGGCTTGCCAAAAAAATGTTGCTCGTTCAATCGCAGGCGTACCGTCAACAGTACGAATTCAACAGCATCTTTCTGATGCCGGTCAATCTCTATGGACCGGGCGACAATTTCGATCCAGCGCACAGCCACGTCATTCCCGCGCTCATCAAAAAATGCGTTGACGCGAAACAAGCCGGTGACGATCACATCGTCGTGTGGGGCGACGGCTCGCCGACACGCGAGTTTCTCTACGTGGCGGACGCGGCGGAGGGCATTCTGCTCGCGGCGGAACGCTATAACGAGAGCGAGCCGGTGAACCTGGGCAGCGCGTTCGAGATCAGCATCAAGGACCTGGCGGAACTCATCGTCAAACTGACTGGCTTTAACGGCACGTTGGTCTGGGACACGACCAAGCCCAACGGTCAACCGCGCCGCAAACTGGATACGAGTCGCGCGAAAGAGAAATTCGGTTTCGAATCGCGCGTGCGGTTTGAGCAAGGGTTGCGCGAGACGATTGAATGGTATGTCAAGAGTCGGAGAGTTGGATAG
- a CDS encoding type II toxin-antitoxin system HicA family toxin has protein sequence MRFSELVKLLEQNGFRLVREKGSIRYYAKPGIPRLIRVDFHGSKEVPTGTCNAILKAAEIRGKENKANA, from the coding sequence ATGCGCTTTAGCGAATTGGTCAAACTACTTGAACAGAACGGATTCCGACTCGTGCGTGAAAAAGGTTCAATTCGTTATTATGCCAAACCGGGAATTCCAAGATTGATTCGTGTGGACTTTCATGGAAGCAAAGAAGTGCCCACTGGTACATGCAATGCGATATTGAAAGCCGCCGAGATTAGAGGGAAGGAGAATAAAGCGAATGCTTAG
- a CDS encoding Gfo/Idh/MocA family oxidoreductase — protein sequence MNFALIGCGRVSSRHVESIAELPDARLVAAADLIESRAQRAASKQHGDAYSDYRRVLDRADVDVVTICTPSGLHAEMAITAMRAGKHVIVEKPMALSLADADRMIATARECNVRLCVVLQNRYNPPMQDLRRVVDEGKLGKLLLGNATVRWFRPQEYYEDGWHGTRAMDGGALMNQSIHHIDALQWLMGDVESVFAYTATLAHRMEAEDAGVATIRFKSGALGVVEGSTLTYPENLEGSVAVFGECGSVKIGGTALNRKVIWKVAGELEHEKELLTRDQVDPPSVYGTSHRAVIADMLAAVNERREPRTNGAQARQSVALVLAMYESARTGCSVVVG from the coding sequence ATGAATTTTGCATTGATCGGTTGCGGACGCGTGTCCTCGCGGCACGTTGAATCTATCGCGGAACTGCCGGACGCGCGGCTCGTCGCCGCCGCCGACCTGATCGAATCGCGCGCGCAACGCGCCGCGAGCAAACAGCACGGCGACGCGTACAGCGATTATCGCCGCGTGCTGGATCGCGCGGACGTGGACGTGGTTACCATCTGCACACCGAGCGGATTGCACGCCGAGATGGCGATCACGGCGATGCGCGCCGGCAAACACGTCATCGTCGAAAAGCCGATGGCGCTCTCGCTTGCCGATGCCGACCGGATGATCGCGACCGCGCGCGAATGCAACGTCCGACTGTGCGTCGTCTTGCAAAATCGCTACAACCCACCGATGCAAGACCTTCGCCGCGTGGTTGACGAGGGCAAACTCGGCAAACTATTGCTGGGCAACGCGACCGTCCGCTGGTTTCGTCCGCAAGAATATTACGAAGACGGCTGGCACGGCACCCGGGCGATGGACGGCGGCGCGCTGATGAATCAATCCATTCATCACATTGACGCACTGCAATGGTTGATGGGCGATGTCGAGAGTGTGTTCGCGTACACCGCGACGCTCGCGCATCGCATGGAAGCGGAAGATGCTGGGGTGGCGACGATCCGATTCAAGAGCGGCGCGCTCGGCGTCGTCGAAGGTTCGACGCTGACCTATCCAGAGAATCTCGAAGGATCGGTCGCGGTGTTTGGCGAATGCGGTTCGGTCAAGATCGGTGGGACCGCGCTCAATCGCAAAGTGATTTGGAAAGTCGCGGGCGAACTAGAGCACGAAAAGGAATTGCTCACGCGCGACCAGGTTGATCCGCCGTCGGTGTATGGCACGAGTCATCGCGCGGTCATCGCGGATATGCTCGCCGCCGTGAACGAGCGACGCGAACCCAGGACGAACGGCGCGCAAGCACGCCAGTCCGTCGCGCTCGTGCTCGCGATGTACGAGTCAGCGCGGACGGGGTGTTCGGTGGTAGTTGGGTAA
- a CDS encoding oligosaccharide flippase family protein, which translates to MNQIIPSRFRTLSFNHFIKQTIQIWRAKSAQDFLLTAGSNFAVTVFTAMGGILAARLLGPEGRGEFAVAIVWAAVLSAIATIGLPQALTFFVARDPSAVGTIFSTTLMIWLVQSSIALLSGWVAIDLLLAHLRSPATESTRLYLFSIPPVILTTYLSTMAQGLKRFGLFNAIRLAASITYPLSIGLGILLGLNRTVEIVALMLSFLVFSALVQFGIFLMCVRPVWSVETVWAKHLLAYGTKSYWGSLSWVANARLDQFVMSAIVGMDALGQYAVAVSYSNVLFPVTGAFATILFPRVAEDQQNAGARILRILKLNLGVSVTGALALGIICSVALPFLFGSRFTLAVNSALVLLLGTVFLSANYVLSDGLRGLGRPFATTIAEIAGLLVTLVGLIALLPYFGILGAAITSVASYMTVFIILYWAVRT; encoded by the coding sequence ATGAATCAAATTATCCCCTCACGATTCCGTACACTTTCCTTTAATCATTTTATCAAGCAAACAATTCAGATTTGGCGGGCCAAGTCTGCCCAAGATTTTTTGTTGACAGCAGGAAGTAATTTCGCTGTAACAGTCTTTACGGCTATGGGCGGAATTCTGGCGGCGCGCCTTTTAGGACCAGAAGGCCGCGGCGAGTTTGCCGTGGCAATTGTTTGGGCGGCGGTACTTAGCGCAATCGCAACGATAGGACTGCCACAGGCATTAACTTTTTTTGTAGCGCGCGACCCATCGGCGGTTGGAACGATTTTTTCTACCACGCTGATGATTTGGTTAGTCCAGAGTAGTATCGCCTTGCTGAGTGGCTGGGTCGCGATTGATTTGCTCTTGGCGCACTTGCGGTCCCCCGCAACCGAATCCACGCGATTATACTTGTTCTCTATTCCCCCAGTAATACTGACGACTTATCTAAGCACAATGGCACAAGGGCTAAAACGCTTTGGATTATTCAACGCGATACGACTGGCAGCGTCCATCACTTATCCACTAAGCATAGGATTAGGAATACTCCTTGGTTTGAATCGCACAGTGGAAATCGTCGCATTGATGTTGTCGTTCCTTGTCTTCAGCGCGCTTGTCCAGTTCGGTATATTTCTCATGTGTGTCCGGCCGGTGTGGAGTGTGGAAACTGTGTGGGCAAAACATTTGTTGGCGTACGGGACCAAATCGTATTGGGGAAGTTTGTCATGGGTAGCCAATGCGCGCTTGGATCAGTTTGTTATGAGTGCAATTGTGGGGATGGACGCTTTAGGACAGTACGCTGTTGCGGTTTCGTACTCCAATGTTCTGTTTCCCGTTACAGGTGCGTTCGCCACGATTCTTTTCCCGCGTGTTGCAGAGGATCAGCAAAATGCAGGTGCACGAATCCTCCGAATCTTGAAATTGAATTTGGGTGTTTCTGTTACAGGAGCACTAGCACTAGGTATTATCTGTTCAGTGGCGTTACCGTTCTTGTTTGGTTCGAGATTCACCCTGGCAGTCAACTCTGCCCTCGTCTTGTTGCTGGGAACCGTTTTTCTTAGTGCCAACTATGTTTTGAGCGACGGATTGCGCGGTCTGGGGCGACCTTTCGCTACCACAATAGCCGAAATCGCCGGACTCTTGGTCACTTTAGTGGGCTTGATTGCTTTGCTCCCTTATTTTGGCATTCTTGGTGCGGCGATAACATCCGTTGCAAGTTATATGACTGTATTCATCATTCTTTATTGGGCAGTTCGTACATGA
- a CDS encoding class I SAM-dependent methyltransferase, whose amino-acid sequence MKNPSQANPQATWEEYYGTALSLAAFHNTVSGQFHFIQTALGHDLRNRRILEVGCANAYLGMYLASIGARYVGVDLSFDLLSQSRDWSSKSVRLDLMQGDLLSLPFQKGTFDLIYSQGLLEHFDPPVITAALRESLRVSRLVAFSVPTCYWRGGLRGDERLLSVKKWLDLVGGLGVVDVTGQAHYNLLGRILGFVERRFAYKRNRTLWVIRQTLVRLSPGELYIVLASEGS is encoded by the coding sequence ATGAAAAATCCAAGCCAAGCAAACCCGCAGGCAACTTGGGAAGAATATTATGGGACAGCTTTGTCACTCGCCGCGTTCCATAACACAGTATCAGGACAATTCCATTTTATCCAAACTGCTCTCGGTCATGATCTCAGAAATCGCAGGATTCTGGAGGTCGGTTGCGCCAATGCCTATCTTGGAATGTACCTTGCAAGCATTGGCGCTCGTTATGTTGGGGTGGACTTGTCGTTTGATCTACTTTCTCAATCAAGAGACTGGTCTAGCAAATCCGTCCGATTGGATTTGATGCAAGGGGACCTGCTTTCCTTGCCTTTTCAGAAAGGTACTTTTGACTTGATTTACAGTCAGGGACTATTGGAGCATTTCGATCCACCAGTTATTACCGCCGCTCTTCGTGAATCTCTTCGCGTTAGTCGCCTGGTTGCCTTTTCAGTTCCAACATGCTACTGGCGTGGTGGTTTACGTGGTGATGAACGCCTATTGTCCGTTAAGAAGTGGCTGGACTTGGTTGGCGGTCTTGGTGTTGTGGATGTGACGGGACAAGCACATTACAATCTGCTGGGTCGTATTCTGGGTTTTGTGGAACGCCGATTTGCATACAAACGGAATCGTACCCTATGGGTGATTAGGCAGACACTCGTACGTTTATCGCCCGGTGAACTTTATATTGTACTTGCTTCAGAGGGCTCTTGA
- the pckA gene encoding phosphoenolpyruvate carboxykinase (ATP) — protein sequence MSSAPRTPAQGQATEFKSDYGLENIGLTNLKQTYWNLPVEALYEEIIYRNEGKITQHGPILTNTGKHTARSANDKFIVKEFSTQEHVWWGQYNRPFAADKFDDVFNRLLGYFQGRDAFVQDCSVCADPEVQMPIRIVTERAWHSLFARNMFMTPKTHDDYRHHVPQFTILCAPSFKGLPQIDGTQSDTFIILNFERQIGIIGNSLYAGEIKKSIFTVLNYLLPLRGIMPMHCSANIGAGGDVAIFFGLSGTGKTTLSADPTRGLIGDDEHGWSNTGVFNFEAGCYAKVIRLSPTAEPQIYACTRRFGTILENVVFDPGSRLIDLDDESITENTRMSYPLDFIENAVAEKRGGHPKNIVLLTCDASGVMPPIAKLTTDQAMYQFISGYTSKIAGTEVGLGREPEMTFSTCFGAPFMVHHPSVYAQLLKDKIDRYGAHCWLVNTGWIGGSYGVGKRISIQYTRALLNAALCGKLLNVEYYTDPVFGFQVPKSCEGVPSSILNPADSWSNKEEYMRRYRELASRFVNNFKKFAAETPNHVRNAGPKL from the coding sequence ATGAGCAGCGCACCTCGCACACCTGCCCAGGGGCAGGCAACCGAATTCAAATCCGACTATGGTTTGGAAAACATCGGACTGACGAATCTAAAGCAGACGTACTGGAATTTGCCGGTCGAGGCGTTGTACGAAGAGATCATCTATCGCAACGAAGGCAAGATCACGCAGCACGGTCCGATCCTGACGAACACCGGCAAACACACTGCGCGTTCGGCGAACGACAAATTCATCGTCAAGGAATTTTCGACCCAGGAACATGTGTGGTGGGGACAGTACAATCGTCCATTCGCCGCCGACAAATTCGACGATGTGTTCAATCGCTTGCTCGGGTACTTTCAGGGGCGCGACGCGTTCGTGCAGGACTGCAGTGTCTGCGCCGATCCCGAAGTGCAAATGCCGATTCGCATCGTCACCGAGCGCGCGTGGCATTCGCTCTTTGCGCGCAACATGTTCATGACGCCCAAGACCCACGACGACTATCGGCATCACGTCCCGCAGTTCACGATTCTCTGCGCGCCGTCCTTCAAGGGTCTGCCGCAAATTGACGGCACACAATCGGACACGTTCATCATCCTGAACTTTGAACGCCAGATCGGCATCATCGGCAACAGTTTGTACGCCGGCGAGATCAAGAAATCCATCTTCACCGTACTCAACTATCTCCTGCCCTTGCGCGGCATCATGCCGATGCACTGCTCCGCGAACATCGGCGCGGGCGGCGATGTGGCGATCTTCTTCGGCTTGTCCGGCACGGGCAAGACCACGCTCTCCGCGGATCCGACCCGCGGCTTGATCGGCGACGACGAACATGGGTGGAGCAACACCGGGGTCTTTAACTTTGAAGCCGGCTGTTACGCCAAAGTGATTCGTCTCTCGCCGACCGCCGAGCCGCAAATCTACGCGTGCACGCGCCGCTTTGGCACGATTCTCGAAAATGTCGTGTTCGATCCTGGGTCGCGTTTGATTGACCTGGACGACGAAAGCATCACCGAGAATACGCGCATGTCTTACCCGCTCGATTTCATCGAGAACGCGGTGGCGGAAAAACGCGGCGGGCATCCCAAGAACATTGTGTTGTTGACGTGCGATGCGTCCGGCGTCATGCCGCCCATCGCAAAGCTGACGACCGATCAAGCGATGTACCAATTCATCTCCGGCTACACGTCGAAAATCGCGGGAACGGAAGTGGGCTTGGGACGCGAACCGGAAATGACGTTCAGCACCTGCTTTGGCGCGCCGTTCATGGTGCATCATCCGTCCGTGTACGCGCAACTGCTCAAAGACAAAATTGATCGCTATGGCGCGCATTGTTGGCTCGTGAATACCGGTTGGATCGGCGGATCGTATGGCGTCGGTAAGCGCATCAGCATTCAGTACACGCGCGCGTTGCTCAATGCCGCGCTCTGCGGCAAACTACTCAACGTCGAGTACTATACCGACCCGGTGTTCGGCTTCCAAGTGCCCAAGTCCTGCGAAGGCGTTCCCTCGTCCATCCTCAACCCTGCTGACTCGTGGAGCAACAAAGAAGAATACATGCGCCGCTATCGCGAACTCGCGTCGCGCTTTGTGAACAATTTCAAAAAGTTCGCGGCAGAAACGCCTAATCATGTTCGCAACGCCGGTCCCAAGTTATAG
- a CDS encoding nucleotidyltransferase domain-containing protein, with protein MVDDLLDDIAKRLRPILQRQQVRRAIVFGSLARGDASRHSDLDLIIVQDTPKRFLDRYSELLPAISAVMRERDVDLLIYTPQEFVLMAERPFVARALREGKTIYESNEEPTRSATMV; from the coding sequence ATGGTTGACGATCTACTGGACGATATTGCGAAACGCTTACGTCCCATTTTACAACGACAGCAAGTACGCCGAGCGATTGTATTCGGTTCGCTCGCGCGGGGCGACGCGTCACGGCATAGCGACCTCGATCTTATCATCGTGCAAGACACTCCGAAACGATTCTTGGATCGGTATTCCGAATTACTCCCGGCAATTTCTGCCGTGATGCGCGAGCGCGATGTAGATTTGCTGATCTATACGCCGCAAGAGTTCGTGCTGATGGCTGAACGTCCATTCGTTGCGCGCGCCTTGCGCGAAGGCAAAACGATCTATGAGTCAAACGAAGAACCAACACGAAGCGCAACGATGGTTTAA
- a CDS encoding HEPN domain-containing protein — translation MSQTKNQHEAQRWFKTAEEDLYAAQALMQASAFAQACFYSQQAGAKAIKALWFQMDADPWGHSVQKLILEFPGSNRLPDLNQWIDRGALLDKFYIPTRYPNGLPDLTPGQVYTQKDAQQGITTAQALLSACREWLIQNG, via the coding sequence ATGAGTCAAACGAAGAACCAACACGAAGCGCAACGATGGTTTAAGACAGCGGAAGAAGACTTGTACGCGGCTCAGGCGTTGATGCAAGCCAGCGCCTTTGCGCAAGCATGTTTTTATTCGCAACAAGCCGGTGCAAAAGCGATCAAGGCGCTCTGGTTTCAGATGGATGCGGACCCGTGGGGACATTCCGTTCAGAAACTGATTCTCGAATTCCCAGGTTCAAACCGCTTGCCGGACCTGAACCAATGGATTGACCGCGGCGCGTTGCTAGACAAGTTTTATATTCCCACTCGCTATCCCAATGGTTTGCCGGATCTAACGCCCGGTCAAGTGTACACCCAAAAGGACGCTCAACAAGGCATCACGACGGCGCAAGCGCTGTTGTCGGCTTGCCGAGAATGGCTAATTCAAAATGGATAA
- a CDS encoding nucleotidyltransferase domain-containing protein: MRQSKDAIPTFGDSSLLESLLDALLAACRQYYAARLVSLVIFGSVGRGTPRPDSDVDILIIADDLPVGRLSRVNEFRSVEDTLKPILADLYSAGRHVELSPVFKTREELAQGSPLLLDMIQDARVLYDRAGFFITTLAQFQARLEKLHARRIWRGNAWLWDLKPDYRVGEVFEL; encoded by the coding sequence ATGCGTCAAAGTAAGGATGCGATTCCAACATTTGGCGATAGCTCACTGCTCGAATCTTTGCTCGACGCCTTGCTCGCGGCTTGCCGCCAATACTACGCGGCGCGCCTGGTTTCACTCGTGATCTTTGGTTCGGTCGGCAGAGGCACGCCGCGCCCAGATTCGGACGTGGACATTCTGATTATTGCCGACGACTTGCCCGTTGGTCGTTTGAGCCGTGTTAATGAATTTCGGTCGGTCGAGGATACGCTCAAGCCGATTCTGGCAGACCTCTACTCTGCCGGTCGCCATGTCGAATTGTCGCCGGTATTCAAGACACGCGAGGAACTCGCGCAGGGCAGTCCGCTTTTGTTAGACATGATTCAAGATGCGCGCGTGCTATATGATCGCGCTGGCTTTTTCATTACCACACTCGCCCAATTCCAAGCCCGTCTCGAAAAGCTGCATGCGCGACGCATTTGGCGCGGCAATGCCTGGCTGTGGGATCTCAAACCTGACTATCGCGTCGGTGAGGTGTTTGAGTTATGA
- a CDS encoding type II toxin-antitoxin system HicB family antitoxin — protein MLSLKYTIVIEATEDPNFFGFYSPDLEGFSGVGNSIEDCIYKATWGIEEHLALLQEQGLPVPSSSSHPRIIIENQVPALQLV, from the coding sequence ATGCTTAGTCTTAAATATACCATCGTGATCGAAGCAACCGAGGATCCGAATTTTTTCGGGTTTTACTCGCCTGATTTGGAGGGATTTTCCGGCGTGGGAAATTCAATCGAGGATTGCATCTACAAGGCGACCTGGGGCATCGAAGAACATCTAGCCCTCTTGCAGGAACAAGGTCTCCCCGTGCCGTCTTCATCTAGTCATCCCAGAATCATCATTGAAAACCAAGTGCCGGCGTTGCAACTTGTGTAG
- a CDS encoding Uma2 family endonuclease — protein sequence MVVRSITHETIRGEHALRAKPIPETRMPRLENGDRLTRPEFEMRYRAMPHIKKAELVEGVVYMPSPVHFAQHGKPHQIINGWLITYCASTPGVETADNVSVRLDAENEVQPDALLRLIEGGTSQVTPDDFLTGAPELIVEIASTSAAYDLHDKKRVYRRNGVREYIVWQVHEVRVSWFVLREGEYRELAPDNKGVMHSAQFPGLRLNVNAMLKGDLAEVLAELRRGLKSAEHTNWAKRSARAVRR from the coding sequence ATGGTCGTACGCTCGATAACCCATGAGACGATTCGCGGCGAACATGCTCTGCGCGCCAAGCCGATTCCTGAGACGCGCATGCCGCGTTTGGAGAACGGCGACAGATTGACGCGCCCTGAATTTGAAATGCGGTATCGCGCGATGCCACATATCAAGAAAGCCGAACTCGTCGAAGGAGTCGTCTATATGCCATCGCCAGTCCATTTTGCGCAACACGGCAAGCCGCACCAAATCATCAATGGATGGTTGATTACCTATTGCGCGTCTACTCCCGGCGTCGAAACGGCTGACAATGTATCCGTGCGTTTGGATGCCGAGAACGAAGTTCAACCGGACGCTCTCCTTCGATTGATCGAGGGTGGCACATCCCAGGTCACGCCGGATGATTTCCTGACCGGTGCACCTGAGCTGATCGTCGAGATCGCGAGCACGAGCGCGGCGTATGACCTCCATGACAAGAAACGCGTCTATCGGCGGAACGGTGTGCGCGAGTACATCGTATGGCAAGTCCACGAGGTGCGCGTGAGTTGGTTTGTTTTGCGTGAAGGTGAATATCGCGAACTTGCGCCGGATAACAAGGGAGTGATGCACAGCGCGCAGTTTCCGGGTTTGCGTTTGAATGTGAATGCCATGCTCAAAGGTGATTTGGCTGAGGTGTTGGCAGAATTGCGGCGCGGTCTCAAATCGGCGGAGCATACCAACTGGGCTAAACGTTCGGCGCGCGCCGTGCGGCGGTAA
- a CDS encoding glycosyltransferase family 4 protein codes for MKIGLDITCTSGNRTGVGTYAANLVKSLLLGFPQDDFTLYAYSRFVDIHGLSDLTALRTDASLHVMRRSQTISAIRWNTLKLDPIEYQIGDVDLVHGLFHLVPKTRQAKKIVTIYDLTPFLFPETGRLISNLYHRYLIRSSVNLADAIITISATVKNELNRILNVPKEKIHVAYPGVDEPSWEDSKHGNEFLPSHGIHKPYVIFVGTIQPRKGIKTLLEAYSILRKNMSQSVQMVIVGSIGWKSKSIQETILRLQNTEELVHLSGKDTHTVRQLIRHAKILVMSSLYEGFGIPIIEAMNSGCPVIASDIPVFREIVQGAAILFPVENPTTLAETICSLLNDSQSVDRLRTRGYAVAKKYSWECCAHQVHSVYERVLS; via the coding sequence GTGAAGATTGGGTTAGATATCACCTGTACTTCCGGAAACCGGACTGGAGTCGGAACCTATGCTGCCAACTTGGTCAAATCTCTTCTCCTAGGTTTTCCTCAAGACGATTTCACACTATATGCGTACTCGCGTTTCGTAGATATTCATGGCTTGTCCGACCTAACTGCTCTGCGAACCGACGCCTCTCTCCATGTAATGCGACGTTCCCAAACCATTAGCGCGATTCGCTGGAACACGCTCAAGCTTGACCCAATCGAATACCAGATCGGCGATGTTGATTTGGTCCACGGGTTATTTCATCTTGTGCCCAAGACACGCCAGGCAAAAAAGATAGTGACTATTTACGATCTAACTCCCTTCCTGTTTCCAGAAACCGGCCGCTTGATTTCCAATCTTTACCACAGATATCTTATTCGATCCAGCGTCAACCTTGCAGATGCAATAATTACCATCTCAGCAACTGTCAAAAACGAACTTAACCGGATCCTAAATGTGCCCAAAGAAAAAATCCATGTAGCATATCCAGGGGTTGATGAACCATCTTGGGAAGATTCCAAGCACGGTAATGAATTCCTACCTTCCCATGGGATTCACAAACCGTACGTCATTTTTGTTGGTACTATTCAGCCTAGGAAGGGAATTAAAACCCTTTTGGAGGCTTATTCTATTTTGAGAAAAAATATGTCACAGAGTGTTCAAATGGTCATTGTTGGAAGCATTGGTTGGAAAAGCAAGTCTATTCAGGAGACCATCCTTCGACTTCAGAATACTGAGGAACTGGTGCACCTCAGTGGCAAAGACACGCACACGGTACGTCAACTGATACGGCACGCCAAGATTCTGGTGATGTCAAGTCTATACGAAGGTTTCGGGATTCCGATTATTGAAGCGATGAATTCTGGATGTCCTGTTATTGCTTCCGATATTCCGGTGTTCCGTGAAATTGTCCAGGGTGCGGCTATCTTGTTTCCCGTCGAGAATCCAACGACACTTGCTGAAACGATATGTAGCTTGTTGAACGATAGTCAAAGTGTCGACCGCTTGCGGACGCGAGGATACGCAGTCGCGAAAAAATACTCTTGGGAATGTTGCGCTCATCAAGTCCATTCCGTTTATGAACGAGTTCTCTCGTGA